The Polluticoccus soli sequence TTTATTGGTACCCGGACGAGGTGCTTTGGGGTACTATTTTTCTACCAACCGATGGTTAGAGTTTCCTGCTATGAAGAACCTCATCCTGATATGCTTACTGTTGCCGGCGGTCGCCGCAGCACAATCGCAGGATGACTGTGAACAGGCCATGGTACGGTTCAGCCAGTACTACAACGAGCAGAATTCAAAAAAGATAATCGAACTGTTCGCTCCGCAAACACAGCAATTCGTTGAGACCGCCTTTGATAAAGAGAACATAGGCGATCTTATCAAACGCTACGGACCGATCCAATCCTTCAAATATATTGGAGTAACCAGGGAAGGTGGTATGATCATCTTCAAAACGCAATTTGAAAACCAGACACTGCCCACGGGCTTCACGTTAGAAGAGAGCAATAAGTTTGGTACGTTTCGCTTCAATGCCAGGTCCGATGAGATAGACGAAATGATGCTCAATTCACAATAGCATAGTAGTCAACTCCCAGTTAAATTGAGCCATTGTGTTCCTTTGCAACATTGCTGGTAACAGGGGTTGCAAAGGCAAAACTAATGTCTTATATTTCTGATATGAAGAACCTCATCCTTATATCCTTTCTCGTTCCGGCCATGGCAATGGCTCAGTCAAAAGAAGATTATGAGCGGGCCATGAGCAGGTTTAAACACTATTACAACAAAAGCAAGACCGAAAAGCTGGCAGATCTTTTTTTGCCTGACGCTAAAGAATTTGTCGAAAAAACGTTTGGAGGAGAAGGACCTGGAAATGCAATGAAAGAGTATGGTCGCATAAAATCGTTCAGCTACCTTGGTGTAGCCAAAGAAGATGGCGTTACGATATTCAAAACTGAGTTTGAAAAACAAACAGTTGCAACCAGCTTTACACTGGAAGAGGGAAACAAGTTCGGTACGTTCCGTTTTCATACCAATACCGACGAGATAGAAGCGATGCTGCGCGATTCATAGCCAGCGCTAAATCGTTACATTTGCTGTATGATCCTTTCAGCAATAGTAGCCACCGATGAACATAATGCCATTGGTAAGAACAACCAGTTGCCATGGCGCCTGCCCGAAGACCTGAAATTCTTCAAGAAAACAACCATGGGCAAGCCTGTGCTGATGGGCAGAAAGACCTGGGATTCGCTGGGTGGCAAACCTTTGCCGGGAAGGCTCAACATCGTTTTATCACGTCAAACAGACCTGAGCCTACCCGAAGGCGTAGAACTGGCAAACGACCTGCAGACTGCTATTAAAAAGCTGGAAACCGAGACAACGGAAGAAGCCTTTGTAATTGGCGGCGGACATGTGTTTACAGAAGCGCTGCCACTTCTCGACCGCATGTACATTACAGAAGTGAAAACTGTCGTACAGGACGCAGATGCCTTCTTCCCGCATGTGGACCATAGTCACTGGAAGCTGGTTTGGGAAGAAGCACACAACAAAGACGAGAAGCACGCTTTCGATTACACCTTCAAGCAGTACGAACACATCAACCTGTGACGCTGCACGCACTCGTTCAATACTTATTGTACAAACGGAAAGCCAAAGGCCGCCACGGTACGCATTCGCCGTTTGTGTATGCATTTATAGAGGACGGCATTCAAAAGATAAAGGCCAAATCTTTAAAGGAATTGCTGCGCACTTACTTCACTGATAAGAAGCTTGTATTTGTAGAAGAACAACAGGCCACACGGCAGGTGAAGAATCTATTTGACAGCACAAGGCCCGATACGATCATTGCGATAAAAGACATTCATGCTACGCAGGAAGCAACCGACGAATGGGATAAACTAAGTAGCAGCTCCCGGGTAACGCTCAGTGTCGACCTGTATCAATATGGCCTGCTCTTCTTCGATCCTGCATTTAAACAAAAGCAGCATTTTATTGTAAAATATCCCGCATAAAAAAGCAACGGCATACAACTCCCCTCCTTAGTTAAGGAGGGGCGACTGGCAGAGGGCGCAAGCCCGTTGTCAGTCGGGGTGGTTGAAAAGCTGAAGATTGGGTGGACAGCTTATGTATCGAGACACAACCCGCTCACGCACGAGGCCGGCGCACGCCCCTCTCAAGAGGAAGAAGAATAATCCTCTATAAATTCACTTTGCTGAAATATTCCTGCCATTTTGAAATGGAGTTGTCCCTCTTGTCTTCCACCGCAATTTCTACCTTTTGCAGTATGCCATCTTCATACTTAAAGCTTCTGGTCAATGTATAATACTGAAGGTAAAATGTATCGCTTCTGATCGTGTTGTCACTTATACGGAAGCTGAACGAGTACAGCAGCTCATTGTATGGTATGCCATAACTCACAAAAAATAATGGAATAATGCCATCTCTAAAACTGAACGTATCACCCTTGCGATCAGGATCACTTTCGAGAAGAAATGACAGATCTTTTAAGTAAGGTTTAGACAAATCATATCTATCGT is a genomic window containing:
- a CDS encoding dihydrofolate reductase codes for the protein MILSAIVATDEHNAIGKNNQLPWRLPEDLKFFKKTTMGKPVLMGRKTWDSLGGKPLPGRLNIVLSRQTDLSLPEGVELANDLQTAIKKLETETTEEAFVIGGGHVFTEALPLLDRMYITEVKTVVQDADAFFPHVDHSHWKLVWEEAHNKDEKHAFDYTFKQYEHINL